TAATGATGACTTTATGCAGTTATCTAAATTAGCCTACTTTGCTAGAAAACAGAACGGGCAGTTGTTGTTGCGCTTGTCAATGTATAGTCTTGTAGTATGTATTTGTTATAATCTGGGTGTTTTATTTGCTGCCTGCCTAGACTTTTTATGTTAATATATCCTGTAAGTTGTTGTCTTGTCTGGTAATTTTGTTGTCCTAAGAGGAAAATTGATGTTTGTATTATGTTCCGGGTCAATATCTTTTAGTACAACAccaccacacaacaacaacaacaacaacatacccagtgtaatcccacaagtgggggcAATATCTTTTAGTACGTATAATTATGCTTGACATGCTATCATTAAGCTCACCGGTTCATTTTCTTAACATAGTTGACTGTATATCTAAATGAATGTACTAAAAATGTCGTGTTGGTTTTTCTGTTTATTGAGAGTTGATGTGGTGTTTTTGTTTGTATATTTCTTTTCAGCTAGACAATACAGTTATATTTGATCTAAAATGTTCTTCTGAGATTGTTTAGGTATGGGTTTAAATGCTCATCTTTACAGGTTTTCTGTGTTTAATTGGGATTTTAATGCAATTACATGATTATGAAATTTTATGCATTGCTACATATTCTTAGAACACGTGGAACTTGAAGGCGTTTTCGTCCTCTGCTTTTTGTCTTTGGACTTCTTCCCCTTTATGTTTAAATATCTCATATTTTTTACTCCTTGCAGCTAATTATGTTGCAAAAAAGGCCTTTCGGTGAAGAGGATTTGTATGAGGTTTCATCTAAGCAACCAAGACGTGAAGCCAGCTGTCAGCTAGTTTCAACTTTGGAACTTTCTCGTGAATCACTGGGTGTGGAGGCTTATGCTTCAGGtaaaaagaaattatttttttgttagCTTTGAGATTTTCTTTGCTCTGTTTTTGCTGCTTTGTGTACCATTTTATAAAATGCTTTCAGTCACTGGAGGATTGCAGTATCCTGTAAGACCTGCCAAATATTTTTAAGGTTGGAGCTGTTTTCTCCACACCTTACTTTACGAGCTTGCTCTTTTAAGAGTAGATTTTGGATTTTAAATGAATCTTTTTGATCCATACTATGATTGACTGATCTGTTATCTATGGTTCTTGTTAGGTGGTGATGAGGACAACTCTTCAAGAACCATCCCTGATGCTAACAAGAAACCTGATAGTCACAATGTGGCTGAAGTTCTTTTTTCTTCTGAGAAGGAAACTGAGATGGGCATTCATGGATCTGCTTCAAACTCTTCCTGGCCCACTAGTAGCACCAGTGAGGAAGACATCAGGCCTGAGGCGCCTTTTCACATATTGACGTCTCCTGAATATTACTATTTTGATCATCCGTTCAGGGCTGCTGCTCATCACAGGGAGATATATTCTTCTCTTTTAAGTAATCCTCAAAAGATGGTCCCCATTGGACCCGATTTTCAGGCAGAATTACCAGAATGGGGTGCATATATTGATAAGGATAAACCGTGCATAGAGGGTATACATGAAACTCTGAGTCCTTCATCTCAAGCCTATGAAAATAAATTTGCTGGAAGGAGTGTCATTCCGATGCCTAAAATGGAGCTACTTGCAGATGATGGCGAGAATGTTGGAGAGAGAAGAGTTGAATGTTCCTGTGAAGATATAGGTTCCATAAGATGCGTTCGGCTACACATCATCGAAGCAAGGGAAAAACTAAAGCTAGCCCTTGGAGAGGAAGCATTTGTTAGGTTGGGTTTTTGTGACATGGGAGAGGTAGTGGCAGAAAAATGGACTGAAGAGGAAGAGGAATTATTTCATGAGGTTGTATTGTCCAATCCTGCATCACTAGGCAAGAATTTCTGGAACC
The nucleotide sequence above comes from Lycium barbarum isolate Lr01 chromosome 3, ASM1917538v2, whole genome shotgun sequence. Encoded proteins:
- the LOC132632883 gene encoding uncharacterized protein LOC132632883, with translation MLQKRPFGEEDLYEVSSKQPRREASCQLVSTLELSRESLGVEAYASGGDEDNSSRTIPDANKKPDSHNVAEVLFSSEKETEMGIHGSASNSSWPTSSTSEEDIRPEAPFHILTSPEYYYFDHPFRAAAHHREIYSSLLSNPQKMVPIGPDFQAELPEWGAYIDKDKPCIEGIHETLSPSSQAYENKFAGRSVIPMPKMELLADDGENVGERRVECSCEDIGSIRCVRLHIIEAREKLKLALGEEAFVRLGFCDMGEVVAEKWTEEEEELFHEVVLSNPASLGKNFWNHLAIEFPSRSREELVSYYFNVFILRKRAEQNRYDPLNIDSDNDEWHETVDDADESAKMTDEDEDSVVESPAYHNVLSYNMIYEEHDRRSYDEDVGDATWEDYKPVNFGGRKVFTDVPESYPAKLFDSNSSYKLSMQPQDQGLPNKVVEQEIQGGSCTTDAAGVTSESSLGKTNDGKHWASDIAGMGSGTKHDSLLEPCSGKEWDVGYLRCARNEVDLLPTHTMIEEVFGDGASICKSRDG